The following coding sequences are from one Eleginops maclovinus isolate JMC-PN-2008 ecotype Puerto Natales chromosome 11, JC_Emac_rtc_rv5, whole genome shotgun sequence window:
- the smfn gene encoding small fragment nuclease: MLVSSRTSAWAPVILEFICKRRAPVLQHITTGCHSHCSRGINTFISSSDVQLSRKISMSSNAMSQRMVWVDLEMTGLDIEKDKIIEMACLITDSELNILAEGPNLIINQPKELLDGMSEWCKEHHGKSGLTQGVQDSKITLEQAEYEFLSFVRQHTPPGQCPLAGNSVHADKRFLDKFMPQFMYHLHYRIIDVSTIKELCRRWYPEEYRIVPHKKAAHRALDDIQESIKELKFYRANVFKPSTEEKKCRISQNGGSINSSHT, from the exons ATGCTAGTGAGCTCGCGGACCTCGGCATGGGCTCCAGTGATTTTAGAGTTTATTTGCAAGAGGAGAGCTCCTGTTCTTCAGCACATAACGACAGGCTGCCATTCACACTGCAGTCGTGgaataaacacattcatttcaagTTCGGACGTCCAGTTATCCAGAAAAATCAGCATGTCGTCCAACGCGATGTCCCAGAGAATGGTGTGGGTGGACCTGGAG atgACAGGTCTGGACATTGAGAAGGACAAGATCATTGAAATGGCGTGCTTAATCACAGACTCTGAACTGAATATTCTGGCTGAG GGGCCCAACTTGATAATAAACCAGCCAAAGGAGCTGCTGGACGGCATGTCAGAGTGGTGTAAAGAGCATCATGGAAAG tcAGGATTGACCCAGGGGGTGCAGGACAGTAAAATCACTTTGGAACAAGCAGAGTACGAGTTCCTGTCCTTTGTCAGACAGCACACCCCACCTGGACAGTGTCCCCTTGCTG ggaACTCTGTGCACGCTGACAAGAGGTTCCTGGACAAGTTCATGCCACAGTTTATGTACCACCTTCACTACAGGATCATTGACGTCAGCACCATTAAGGAGCTTTGCAG ACGGTGGTATCCAGAGGAATATAGAATTGTGCCTCACAAGAAAGCAGCCCACAG AGCCTTGGATGACATCCAGGAGAGCATCAAAGAGCTGAAGTTCTACAGAGCCAATGTCTTCAAGCCCTCAACAGAGGAGAAGAAGTGCAGAATATCACAAAACGGAGGCAGCATCAACAGCTCCCACACATGA